Below is a genomic region from Paludicola sp. MB14-C6.
TGTTGCAACACTATAGTTACTGCTTGCAATAACTTTGCCACCATTACTGATTTCTTGAATTGTGTTGCCATTGAGATTTACCTTTGCAGTAATATCGGTGGTGCTTGTTCTTGTAAAACTGATATCAGTAGTATTTTCTGTGCTGTCAGTATAAACTACTACTCCTTGTGTATTGATAATGCTGGTGTTTCCTGCGTTATCTGTAATTTTAGCATATACGGAGAATTTTTCATTGGCTTTTACGGAGAAAGAAGAGCCATTTATCCATGTTCCGTTTTCATTATAGCTATTGCTTGGGGTAACCTTTTGATAGGAAACTGTTACAGGCGTGCTTAAAGCGTCTGTTGCGGAAATGGTAACATCAACTGTATTTTTCATGAATATTCCGAAGGTAATTGTGTTTAAAAAGCTTGTGAAATGATTCGCTTTGATTGCTATTTTACCTGCTGGTGCAACGGTATCTATTTTGTATGAGAAGGTCTTTTCATCGGAAATTTCTCCTGTAGATGTGTCCTTTAGGTAATAGCTTGCTGTTTTATTTTGACCATCTGCCTTATTAACAGTAAGTGAATTTGTCCATGAACCTGTGGCACTTGTGCTGATTTCAAATCCGCTAGGGGCGGTCAATGAAATAGCATCAATACCGGATTTATACCAGCCATTTGTGCCGTTAGGTGCAGTTGCTATGGCATGAAACAGCGACCAATAAAGAGTATTACAATTTTGAATTGCATTTGTAATTTCTGCTTTTTGTACATCACTTGCAGTAGTTTGATCAATGGATTTCAGAGTAGATTTTACTGCTAAAATGGAAGGAATATTGCTCGTTTGTACATTATTAACCGTCAAGCTCTTAATTGGTTCTGAAATACTGGCAATGGTTTTCATTGTAATGTTCGTAGTTGCCGTATTTCCTTCTAAGTCAGTTGCAAGAATTGAAAAAGCAGTATTTTTATTTCCAGGTAAGGTATAACCGCTTAAAACGGATGCCCCATTGACGGAGATTTGATTAATGTTGTGGTCAAATGCGGTTAAAATGGTATCTACATAATAAGTTCCGCCTTCTTTTACGCTGTTGAATACATCACCTTTTTCAACTGTAATTGGAACGGTACTTTTGCCGTTTGCACTTTGAATAAAGCCGTCAACCCGTCCGCCTGAGTAGTCGGAAAATTCAACAAAGTAGCCAACTTTAAGTCCATTACTACCATCATAAATGACATCTCTTAAATCATTCCATGCATTATTTGAGTTGTTAAATGCGCCTTTGTAATGAACTTGCATACAACATTCAGTTTTTCCGTCTTCTGGATTATACCATCCATTCGGCTCTCCTAAATCCACAAATCCGTTATATGCACTATCAACTGGATATTTATCAGCTGTTGAATTAAAGTAATAATAGTTTGTTCCTGCTTCTGGACCACATGACCATTTGAAGTATTGATCTAATGCCCCATTTGGTGCAGTGCTCGTATCATAAGTTCCAGTATAACGTGTACCGGCAGACCAAGCGCCATTTAAGCTGATATTATCTAGCAATTTATCTTCTTCTGCGGAAGTAATGGTTGCAAGATAACCGATATTTCCCATATAGGAGTAGGTCTTTGCCTTATTATATGCATCTGTCCAAGAGAGAGGCTCGTCTACATACATATAATAATGTCCGTTATATTCAGTAATGTTGGCTTCTTTTGGAAGATTGGTTTTGTTACCGTCAACTGTAACGCTGACATTGGTTTTAGAACTGTTTTTCAAACCGCCATAACGGAATTTGAGCCCACGCAAAAAGCTTTGTGCTTCTGCTTGTGAAATACCATTTTGGAATTGATAGGTAATCATATTCGTTGCACCCGCAATGTTGGAAAGCTCGTTTGAAGGAACAGGTGCTGTCGGCTTTGCAAGCACATTCGTGTAGTTATCCAGTTTGACCGTTAGTGAATACACTGTACTGATATTTGTAATTTCTGCATTATCAAAGGAAAAAACAGATTTGCTAGTACTACCGTAGACAGGTTCATTTAAGGTAACGGTAGTAACCTCTTCTACACCGCCGTCTGTCATAAGGTCATATGAAGTGATAGCAGTCTTATCGCTGCTATAATTACTGTCTACACCGCCTGCATAATTCGAGAATTCAACGAAGTAGCCTTTTACAAGATCTAGATTTGGCAAACCTTCATTCGGCAAATCATTCCAACGCATTTTTTCATTTGCACCATTGTCAAATGGCCAGTTTACTTGCATACAAGCTTCAATATCGTTATAAGCATCGGGTTGAGCTGGATTTGCCCCCCAGTTATTATAAGCTCCGTTATATCCTGTGTTGCCTGAACCAGGTGTTGGTGTAGGGGAGATACTGTTGTAATAGATTGTTCCAGCTTCCGGTCCACAAGCCCAATAATAGTAGTTTGCTTTTTCAATTAAAGCAGAAACGGAAGTAGGATCAGCAAACGTTGAACGATCCATATTTAAATAGCGTGTTCCTGCAGACCATGCACTAGTGGTAGAAATGTTTGTAAGGACAGAATCCTCTTCTTGCGAAGTAACGGTTGCCAAATATCCCTTTTGGCCCATATAGGTGTAGCTTTTTGATTCGTTATAGGCAGTTGACCAAGATATGAAGTCACTTGGCACATACATATAATAATGGTTTGTTCCATCTGGGTGTGCAAATTTTGTAATTTTTGCACCATCAGGTAGCTTGTTTACGTTATTATCAATTGTTACGGAAATTTCCGAACCGGCTACATAATTGAATATGATGCCACGGATAAATTCCTCTGCTTGTGAAACAGTGATTCCTTTATCAAAAACATAAGTAAACGTTCGAGTTTCGCCATTAATGCTTTCTAGCTTTGAGCTTGGTGTTAAAAATTTAGGTACATATTGAACGGTCGTGCTTTTTGATGCGGAAAAGGTAATACCGGTAACCAATGTAAAGTTGTTAATAGTCGCTGATTTAAAGCAGTAGCCGGATTTATCGTTAATAAAAACAGGCGTATTTAAGTTGACAGAAGGTTTCGTAGTTTTTACAAAGGATATTTCAGAATTATTTATTGTAGGAGTAAATGGAGAAACGCCTATTTGAATCGTTTCCTTTATTTTTTCGCTGTTGCTGTTTGGATTGATAGTATATTCATAAACAGCGTAGGCATCTTCATAAATATTAGTTCCATCGCCACCTGCCGGAAGAGTTATTCTTGCATAATCATCATATATATTTGTTGTGTTGAATGGCCCGTTCCCAACAGAATGACACATATCA
It encodes:
- a CDS encoding X2-like carbohydrate binding domain-containing protein, with product MKKRIISMILAVSMVFTVFSGLAFTESVGISLATTNLNMYHLSYFEGKTGANSATCYYVAPTVSGTDNSPTISFPQKDGTHPGNTVCSGGAVTSKYSMDFTRSFAIEGSAGFASRDGISFALHNNPNKKAFAPNYSTCMLEQSYQDLSYNTTNFTLNNGSNDIEKGLLWEFMQITNDVTNSRAYKGAYSYKINSLNNMSAFPDDNQSGHGGYGIKNYGVSNQDGPFTLKWECTDASTATGKLTMLMGSSTFTYSNLCAKDVFGSLDNAKMVYFTMSSWAPAYITGLNLDDQTKTSSFTIDKAYYTDSASVNGSTLDISSKYFVDADNNGSYETQITGDETINPNQNVLVRNIISNKNKNTKEPVTTTLLIPNISVTDGTTDTKISSPLDTKFYWKEHNGTETLRNDMCHSVGNGPFNTTNIYDDYARITLPAGGDGTNIYEDAYAVYEYTINPNSNSEKIKETIQIGVSPFTPTINNSEISFVKTTKPSVNLNTPVFINDKSGYCFKSATINNFTLVTGITFSASKSTTVQYVPKFLTPSSKLESINGETRTFTYVFDKGITVSQAEEFIRGIIFNYVAGSEISVTIDNNVNKLPDGAKITKFAHPDGTNHYYMYVPSDFISWSTAYNESKSYTYMGQKGYLATVTSQEEDSVLTNISTTSAWSAGTRYLNMDRSTFADPTSVSALIEKANYYYWACGPEAGTIYYNSISPTPTPGSGNTGYNGAYNNWGANPAQPDAYNDIEACMQVNWPFDNGANEKMRWNDLPNEGLPNLDLVKGYFVEFSNYAGGVDSNYSSDKTAITSYDLMTDGGVEEVTTVTLNEPVYGSTSKSVFSFDNAEITNISTVYSLTVKLDNYTNVLAKPTAPVPSNELSNIAGATNMITYQFQNGISQAEAQSFLRGLKFRYGGLKNSSKTNVSVTVDGNKTNLPKEANITEYNGHYYMYVDEPLSWTDAYNKAKTYSYMGNIGYLATITSAEEDKLLDNISLNGAWSAGTRYTGTYDTSTAPNGALDQYFKWSCGPEAGTNYYYFNSTADKYPVDSAYNGFVDLGEPNGWYNPEDGKTECCMQVHYKGAFNNSNNAWNDLRDVIYDGSNGLKVGYFVEFSDYSGGRVDGFIQSANGKSTVPITVEKGDVFNSVKEGGTYYVDTILTAFDHNINQISVNGASVLSGYTLPGNKNTAFSILATDLEGNTATTNITMKTIASISEPIKSLTVNNVQTSNIPSILAVKSTLKSIDQTTASDVQKAEITNAIQNCNTLYWSLFHAIATAPNGTNGWYKSGIDAISLTAPSGFEISTSATGSWTNSLTVNKADGQNKTASYYLKDTSTGEISDEKTFSYKIDTVAPAGKIAIKANHFTSFLNTITFGIFMKNTVDVTISATDALSTPVTVSYQKVTPSNSYNENGTWINGSSFSVKANEKFSVYAKITDNAGNTSIINTQGVVVYTDSTENTTDISFTRTSTTDITAKVNLNGNTIQEISNGGKVIASSNYSVATDGTITFHASYLNTLAAGTYTLIVNYSPMGESYTSGTSIGDAPATTTLTLAVNGKDLSDDNDNPKADITITPYSHTYNGKVFHPTVTVKDGTNLLTVDTDYTISWDSDMTNAGEKTLMVTFKGIYSGTAVRKATIANAEITDTTNKAQSATYSGSAKSISAPTATSINAQPLTVKYSTDGTTYTLSSPPKFTDAGNYTVYYQFSAPNHNSITEKIRFTINAATDNKISGLSLESWKVDNKANEPKATATYGTPVFTYSDSENGVYTSIVPIKAGSYFVKASVAATDNYNACESKINFTIFNKDNFFTKPNNHNPQTGDTSILIWLALLLIISGILTFLCFTKKPKKNSAE